The stretch of DNA GAAGAGGAAAATTTCATTTTAATTTTTTAGTTCTTGTTAAAATTTCAGAAACACCGATTGCAATACTTGCATTAAGCATTGCGAGTACAGAGAAAATTATAGCTGTTCCATCATATCCAGTAAAAAAATTCATTACGAAAAAAATAAAACTAAAGAAAAATACTACAATACCAAAGAGATATAAGAATCTATCCATTATGACCAACACCCAATCTTAAACAAATTTTTAATTTTATGCTTCAAAAACAGCCATTGAAGCATTTCTAAAGTAAATTTTTCACCAAGAGAAAGCTTTGCTTCTTCTTAAAGAAAACTCAATCCTTCTTTTCCAACAAGGACACAATTTTCTCGTTCTGTTCAATTAGCTTATCAAGTTTTTTAGCAATCGCATTGGAATTATTAGCTCGTATGGAAGAATTTATTAGTATCCTCCGTATAAACATTGAAAAAGATATGACAAATAATAAAATAAGTGCAAATACAATAATAAAAAAATAGGCAGTCGTATGTCCCATCTTCAAAACCCTCCATTCCATTTGTGTTTATAGGTAAACCAAAGTGAGAAACTAATAAAATTTGACGGTGCTGCCAGTAAAAAAACTTACCTTCTCCGACTAAAGTTAAGTCATTTCTAAACGTTGCAACAAACGAAATTATAGTTGTAACAAAACGCTCTTGTTTACTTCAAGCTATCCCATATAGTTTCATCAACCATAAAATATCTTTCATGTGAACATGAAGCAAATAAACATTTCTCGTTATGATAAAACATTAAGTCTTCGGGTAATTCAGGGTTAAGCCAATCGAAAACAGAATTGCTACGTTCTTTTAAGAATAGCTTTGTCGCATTATTTAAATAAAAATAATAAACATATGCTGTGTCCTCACGAAGCTTTGTTGTTTCCCATTCTTGTTGAATTTTTCTTTCGATTAGATGTTCAGCGATATCGGAAATTAATGTATCAATATATGTAAGACGATCTTCTTCAATATCCATCATCTGTCTGTTTTCTACAAATGCAAAACGATTACAATTCGTTGATAAAATGTCTATTAATTGTTTATATGATTTACCCTTTATATTTCTTTCGATCATTAGCATTATAAGATTCTCCCCATACATATAGCTTTACTGACAAGTATGATGACATTAAATAATGTTTAATTAACCTCATTGTATCACGGTTTCCATATATTGTATTGAAAATTTTGATGATTAGGTCTATCTATTGAAAAGAAAAACTCGCCAAAATTTAGCGAGTTTTTGGTCATTATGATAATGATTTCAGGCATCTGATATGACAAATAATTATAAAATTTCCAGTAAATGTGTGGACGAGGGACCTGTCCCCTTGTCCCATCCCCGTGTCCCACAAAAATGGAAAACACTGCAGAGTATTTATGAAACATTGGTAACGGAAACTAGAGGTAGATAAAATAAATGTAAAGGAGGAATGAACATGCGGAAAGGGATGTTAGGTTTCCTTTTGATCAGCTGTTTGTTTTTATCAACTTTTCTTCCTAATATTACTGCTGCAACAGCTTATTCGAATACGTCCATTCATTGGGGGTTCAAACGAAGTCAAAATCACGAGCCGCCTGATGCTGGGAAACAATATAATGAACTTTTGAAGAAATATGGTGCGAAATATTTAGGGGATACATCGAAGAAAGAGATTTATTTAACGTTTGATAACGGTTATGAAAATGGGTATACGTCGCAAGTGCTTGATGTGTTAAAGGAAAAGAAAGTACCGGCAACGTTTTTTGTAACAGGTTATTATTTAAAAGACCAACCAGAATTAGTTCGTCGTATGGCGAGAGAAGGGCATATTGTTGGCAATCACTCATGGCATCACCCTGATTTAACGACAGCGAATGACGTTCGGGTGAAAAAAGAGTTACAAATGGTAAAAGATGAGTATGAAAAAATTACTGGAATTAAAGAAATGCGTTACGTTCGACCACCAAGAGGCATTTTTAGTGAACGTACGATGGCAATCGCTAAAGACGAAGGATATCAACACATTTTTTGGTCGCTAGCTTTTGTTGATTGGAAAACGGATCAACAAAAAGGATGGAAGTACGCGTATGACAATATTATGAAGCAAATCCATCCTGGAGCGATTATTTTACTCCATACGGTTTCTAAAGATAACGCCGAAGCATTAGGTAAAGTCATTGATGATCTTCGAAAAGAAGGGTATGAATTTAAAAGCCTAGACGAGTTAAATGAACCCACAACAATACCTGATCCGTTAATGCTAATTCAAAATTAACAGTGAGGACTGACAAACACGTCAGTCCTTTACTTCGCAAGTAAATGTATACGAAACTTCACCATTTTTCCACTGTGCCACTACTTCATAAATATAGTACCCAGTTTCATCAGGGATATGAAAAGTATTATCCGTTAGCTCTACTTCATTTAACCTCTCCGTCTCTGACCAAAGATATACGGTTAAATTTGCCTCTTCCTTTTCAAATTGAAAAGAAACCGTTTCTCCTTTTTTCACTTGAATAGGTTCCATGCTTTCTGCAATTTGGTTGGGAGACGCTGCATCTGTCATAACGACTTCTGTACCGCTCAAAGTTTTTCTCTCCCACCTATAGCCCCCGGGTTCCATCGGATATGTCACTTCATTTACAATCACACTACCTGGGTATTTAGGTGAATCAACTTCATCAATACTTTCATCAACAGGAGAAATCCCAGACGAACATCCAACGAGTATAAGAAAAACGATAAGGACTACTAATTTTTTCATAAAAATGCCCACCTCTCTTTTTTTCATTGGACGTAGGTGGGCAGGAAAAAGTTACAAGTTTTCTATCAATGAACTTTAATGCTTCCACTCGAAACCTTCAGTTCAATCGAATGTGTTCCATTACCGTGAGAAGCTTCCACAGAGCGACGGTCCTCATCTATTTGATCAAAAGGGAAACCTGTATTAATATGGCCACTACTAATCGAACCGTTCAGCGTAAAGTCTGCATCTTTCGGTAATTGAAGAGTTGCTCTACCGGAACTTACTTGCATTTTGACATCACCAGTAAGCTCATCCACAGATACTTGTAAATTTCCAGACGATACATTTGCATCAAAGGACCCCACTATATTTCGAATCGTCGTGTTTCCTGAACGAACGTCAAAGCTTCCGTCTTCTACTGTTACATTGCGAATCGTTACGTTTCCGGAAGAAACATCGCTTTCCAACATTTTTGCTTGAATATGCTCGAGCTTGGCATTTCCAGAACGAATATCTAATTGTAACTCTTCTAAAACAATTGGGTTACTTGCACTTCCTTCAAAGTTCACATTCCCTGAACCGATATCAAACTCCATCGTTTTATTAAACGACTCTGGAATATAAACTGTTATCTTTTGGCGACCAAAAGAGAAAAACCGAAACGTTGGCGGTTTGTATTCCACAGCAATTGTTTTTCCTTTCTTCTCAACAAGCACGTCACCTTTACCTTCAAGTTTTGCTTTGACACTACTTCGGTCTTCTGTGACAACTTCGATACTGGAGCTTGAACCCTCTATCGTAATCGTATTGATGGAATCCGTTACGGCAACCTCATCCGATTTGCTATTCCCAAAAGACCAACTTGCATTAATAATTAAATTGTAAATAGTAAAAAGGGCAATGAGTAAAAATAACCCCATTCCTAAATATTTCATTGTGACCCCAACTCCATTCGTATTATCTATTTCTAGTGTATGGTAAAACGTTTCCTAATCCTATACTCTTCAGTATTATTTTTTATAAGACTTGAGGCGTAACGTATATTTGTCAGGAGGGAACGGTAATCGTTATAATGGGGGAAGACGTAAAGGAGAATAGGGGAATTTTCTATGTACAGTTATGAAGTAAAAATAGAAGGACCTTACGAATTTAATCGAGTGTTAGATCGGCTTTCGATGGACCCGTTACATGCGGTCGATAAGGAAGCGAGAATAATTCGTGTGCCGATGTATGATAGAGGCGAGCCGGTAGTTGTGACGGTTAGAGCGGTTGGGACTACTGAACATCCAGCTTTTGAAGTGAGTAGTGAAAAAGAAATGTCTTCAACCATAAAGGAACGTATCGCAAGGATTTTCCATTGGGATCGCTCGTTAACACGGTTCAGCAGCATTTTTTGCAAACGAATCTAGCTCCAATATTCAAAGAGCATGAAGGAACTCCGATTGTTTTAGAATTCAATATGTACGGTTGTATCATGAAATGTATCATTCACCAACAGTTAAATTTAAAATTTGCCCATACGTTAACAGAGCGATTTGTGCAACAGTTTGGCTTTCAACGAGACGGAGTATGGTTTTACCCGCTTCCAGAAACAATTGCCGAGTTAGATTATGAAGCGTTAACTTCTCTGCAATTTAGTAGAAGAAAAGCGGAATATGTAATCGATACATCAAGATTGATTGCGGAAGGAAAACTAAATGTAGAGAATATCGAACATCAAACAGATGAAGAAATTTTAAAAGAACTAATAAAAGTAAGAGGAATCGGGCCGTGGACTGTGCAAAATGTGTTATTGTTTGCACTTGGGCGACCAAATCTTTTTCCGATAGCTGATATCGGTATACAAAATGCATTAAAAAAATTATTCAATCTTCCAGCAAAGCCGTCCAAAGAAGAAATGGAAAAATGGTCAAAAGAATGGGAGCCATACTTAAGCTATGCATCTCTCTACTTATGGCGCAGCATTGAATAAAGATTTCGGAGGAACATATGAAACAGCAAAAGCAACAACAAAAACAAGTTCAATCAAACGTTCAATTGGAAGTAGGACAAACCTTTCCAATTACGATAAAACGCCTCGGCATTAACGGGGAAGGAGTAGGCTACTTCAAAAAGTCAGTCGTGTTCGTAAAAGGAGCACTTCCAGGTGAAGAAGTAGTAGCAGAGGCAACGAACATTCAACGTAATTTTGCCGAAGCGAAAGTGAAAAAAATACGAAAAAAATCACCGCACCGCATTGCACCACCTTGTCCCGTTTACGAATTATGCGGCGGCTGCCAGCTCCAGCATATGGACTATCGCGCACAATTAGACCATAAACGCGATATTCTAATTCAAGCGTTAGAGCGCCATACGAAACTAAACGTTAATAAACTGAAGATCGAAAAAACGATTGGCATGGAAGACCCTTGGTACTACCGTAACAAAAGTCAATTCCAAGTAGGTAAAGATAAAGAAAAAATCATTGCTGGCCTATATGGAGAGAGTTCGCATCGACTAATAAATATCTCGGAATGTTTAATTCAACATCGAGATACGACCGAAGTAACGAACACGGTCAAGCAAATCCTCCAAGATTTTAATGTGTCCGTATATAACGAACGGAAACGAAAAGGAATTGTCCGCACGATTATGACGAGAGTTGGCTTCCAATCTGGTGAAATTCAAGTGGTGCTCATTACTTCACAGGCGGACATACCACGTAAAACGCTCATCGTAGAAGAAATTAAAAAGCGATTACCGAAAGTAAAAAGCATTTTACAAAACATAAACGGTCAAAAAACGTCGCTCATTTTCGGCGAGGAAACGATTCATTTAAGTGGAGAAGAAGTCATCCAAGAAACACTAGGCGACATATCATTCGAACTTAGTGCACGTGCCTTCTTCCAGCTCAACCCTGTCCAAACAGTAAAGCTTTACGACGAAGTAAAAAAAGCAGCCGCCCTTACTGGTGAAGAAAAAATAGTCGATGCCTACTGCGGAGTCGGAACAATCGGACTCTGGCTAGCTCGTGACGCCAAAGAAGTCCGCGGCATGGACGTCATCCCAGAATCAATCGAAGACGCCAAAAAGAACGCAAAACGCCACGGCTACACAAACATGACCTACGTCGCAGGCAAAGCAGAAAAATGGATGCCAAAATGGGTAAAAGAAGGATGGAAACCAGATGTAGTGGTAGTAGATCCACCGCGTACGGGGTGTGATGACAAACTGCTTCAAACTATTTTACAGGTGAAGCCGAAGAAAGTAGTTTATGTTTCTTGTAATCCGTCTACGTTGGCGAAGGATATACAGTTCTTGTCTAAAGATTATAAAGTGGAGAACTTGCAGCCGGTGGATATGTTTCCGCATACGGCGCATGTGGAATCGGTTGCTGAGTTAATTTTAAAATAATTTTTTTTAATAGAAGAGTGTGGTGGGAATGGGAGACGCGGTACGACTCAAAATCGTGTTCCTTCTGGAGTGTAGGTTCGACCCCGACCACCGGTACCATCTTTAAACACACAAATTACTAAATACTATTATCGTAAAAGATAAGACAGGTGAATAACCTGTCTTTTTTGCATTATTTAAGAATTTAATTCCATTAGTAATAAGTCTTTAAACGGCTCTAGAATTACTTTTGAACATGATTAAGAGTATTGGTATGGAAGTCTATATTAACCGCTTATAATACGTAATATTCTCCTCTAAAGGGTACTTTTATCTTTACTACTGTAAAACCACTAATATAACTTTTATTTTATACAAGGGGAACCGTATCACAAATAGTGGTAAAACAGAGAGTAGAAATAGTCATAAATGATGTGTGGCTTGAAAAAATATAACCTTATTATAATGATAGTTAAGAAAAAGAAAGCATGGTACAAGATTACTATGCTTTCTTTTATTATACTTAAATAAAAGAATAATGAATATTTATAAAAATAAAAAGCAAATAGACAAAATTTTAATTTATAAAGGAAGTGAATTAGGTGGATAAAAAAATATATCTTGATTACAATGCCAGTACCCCAGTAGCACCTGAAGTGATAAATGCGATGAAACCTTTATTAGAGGATTACTATGGAAACCCATCTGCATTACATTGGTCTGATAAACCAGTTAAAGAATTACTGAATAAGGCAAGAGAACAAGTTGCAAATTTAATTTCTTGTTCACCTAAAGAAATTATTTTTACTAGTGGTGGTAGTGAATCTAACAATTTTGCTTTAAAAGGTTATTACTACAAAAACAAATGTAGAGGTAACCATATCATTACTTCTAAAATAGAACACCCTGCTATATTGAATCCTTGTAAATTCCTAGAGCAATTAGGAGCAGAAGTAACATATGTAGGTGTTGATCAATATGGAAAAGTTTCACTAGAAGAAATTGAAAAGGCTATTAGGGAAGACACAATTCTAATTACAATTATGCACTCCAACAATGAAGTGGGGACTTTACAACCCATTAAAGAGATTGGAGAAATTGCTGACAGGTATAAAATTGCTTTTCATACAGATGCTTCTCAATCTGTAGGTAAGGTTCCAATAGATATTGAAGAATTAAATGTTGATTTGCTGACGATTGCTGGACACAAAATTTATGCCCCAAAAGGCATCGGAGCACTATATATAAAAAATGGAATCGAACTTGAGCCACTAATACATGGGGCTGGGCATGAGTTTGGATTAAGGGCAGGGACTGAAAATACATTGCTTGCCATTGGACTAGGTAAAGCATGTGAGTTATCTAAAATACAACTAATTACAGATGATTTAAAAAGCCTGACTAGTTATTTTTGGAATAGATTAAAAGAGGAATTCGATGAACAAATTGTCTTAAATGGTGATCCTATAGAAAGGCTACCTAATACTTTGAATGTAAGTTTTATTAATAAAGTAGGCCAAGAAATATTGGAGAAAATTCCTGAACTCGCCGCTTCTACTGGATCTGCATGTCATTCTGGAAATATTGAGTTATCACCTGTTTTAAAAGAAATGAAAGTACCAGAATATATTGGAATGGGGGCAGTTAGATTTAGTTTAGGTAGGAAGACGACAAAAACTGAAATCGATTTAGTAATAACTCGATTAAAGAAAATACTTTAATAATAAAAAGCATGTCTAATGGATATTCTATGGGCATGCTTATTTTTATATTTACAACCTAAAAAAATTGTGTTATTATTCAACTAATCAGTTGAATAGTTGAATTAAATTCTGAGGGAGGTGAGAACACTTTGAATTCTAGAGAATTTAAAGACTTTATATATGGGGAATTTGCTCGTATAGGTAAAACTTTATCTAGTCCTAAAAGAATTGAATTGTTAGATTTGTTAACTCAGGGTCCTAAATCGGTTGAATTATTGGCACTTGAAACAAAGATGAGTATAGCGAACACTTCAAAGCACTTACAGACCTTACTTGATGCAAAGTTAGTTTCGTTCGCTAAAGAGAAAAATTATGTTATTTATCAATTAGCCTGTAACAAAGTATTGAACTTAGTCTTGGCTTTAAGAAGTACTGCAGAAGACCGAATTGCTGAGATTAACTATGTAAGGAACGACTTTATTTTAAAGAATAATGAGTTAGATACTATTCAGATTGGTGAATTAATAAAAAAGGTGGAAGAGGGTTCTATTACTCTAATTGATGTCAGACCAAGTGATGAATATTTGAACGACCACCTTCCAAGTGCAATCTCAATCCCAATTTCTGAAATAGAAGAACAACTTGATTTATTGCCAAAAGACAAAGAAGTTGTTGCATATTGTCGTGGACCATATTGTGTTTACGCCACGGAAGCAGTAGAGTTTTTACGTTCAAAAGGATACAATGCTTCATTGCTTGAATCAGGGATAAATGAATGGAAACAATTACAACATTAAAATAGGAGGTTTTAGTTATGTTATTTCGTCAATATTTACACATGAATCCAGTTGCGGCATCTTATTTATTTGGTTGTGGAAGCCTTTCTCAAGGAGTTGTTGTTGATCCATTAGAAGAAGAGGTGGATTTTTACATTAAAGAAGCAAAAGACTTAGGATTGAATATTGTTTATGTAATTGATACACACTTACATGCAGACCATGTATCAGGTGCTAGAAAATTAGCAGATAAAACAGGTGCGAAGTATGTCCTTCATAGTTCTGCAGACACCACATATGATTTTACACCTGTAGAAGATGGAGAGGAATTAATGGCTGGGAATACAAAGTTAACATTCTTGCATACACCCGGTCATACGCCTGAACACATTTCTATTGTTGTAACTGACACAAGACGTGGAGAAGAACCATGGTTTGTTCTTACAGGCCATACGTTGATGGTTGGAGATGCTGGACGTACAGAGTTAGCCTCATCTATAGAGGAAGGAGCAAATAACCTGTATAACAGTTTACAAAAAATCATGGAATTAGAAGACCATATTGAAGTATATCCGGGGGCATTTTCTGGGTCAGTATGTGGTCGTGGATTGAGTGGAAAGCCTTCTTCAACAATAGGTTTTGAAAGACGATTTAATCTTGCCTTACAAAAAGGTGAAAAAGCAGAGTTTGTAGATTTTATGACCAAAGAGGTTCCACCACAACCTGAGAACTTTACGAAAATGAGAAAAACAAATCAAGGAAAATAAGAGTGAAGGGAAGCCTGATATTATTTCAGGCTTTCTTAAATTGGAGGTGAAAGGGATGAATCAACCTAAAATTGGTATAAGGGAAAATCTTTTTCAATTTCTATTGTTAGTAGTAACAAATCTATTTGTCGGATCGATGGTTGGAATAGAACGAACAGTTCTGCCAATCTTAGGCGAAGAACAGTTTGGTTTAGCCTCTACAAGTGCTGCATTATCGTTTATTATTAGTTTTGGCTTTTCCAAAGCGATTGTAAATTATTTTGCAGGGCAAATAGCAGATAGATTTAGTCGAAAAAGAGTGCTATTAATAGGTTGGATAATTGGTTTATTTGTACCTATTTTAATAATTTTTGCTCATGCTTGGTGGGTTATCGTCTTTGCAAATATACTCTTAGGTATTAATCAAGGTTTAACATGGTCTATGACTGTCAATATGAAAATAGATCTCTCTAAGGCTAACCAAAGAGGAACTGCAGTAGGATTAAATGAATTTGCAGGTTATTCTGGTGTGGCATTGTTAGCAGCAGTTTCAGGCTATGTGGCTTCGTCTTCTTCATTAAGACCAGACCCATTTTATATCGGAATTGGAATTGTCATTGTTGGGATATTACTAACGTTGATTGTGAAAGACACAGGGCAGCATTTGAA from Sutcliffiella cohnii encodes:
- a CDS encoding DUF4083 family protein, with amino-acid sequence MGHTTAYFFIIVFALILLFVISFSMFIRRILINSSIRANNSNAIAKKLDKLIEQNEKIVSLLEKKD
- a CDS encoding stage III sporulation protein AH is translated as MLMIERNIKGKSYKQLIDILSTNCNRFAFVENRQMMDIEEDRLTYIDTLISDIAEHLIERKIQQEWETTKLREDTAYVYYFYLNNATKLFLKERSNSVFDWLNPELPEDLMFYHNEKCLFASCSHERYFMVDETIWDSLK
- the pdaA gene encoding delta-lactam-biosynthetic de-N-acetylase, with amino-acid sequence MRKGMLGFLLISCLFLSTFLPNITAATAYSNTSIHWGFKRSQNHEPPDAGKQYNELLKKYGAKYLGDTSKKEIYLTFDNGYENGYTSQVLDVLKEKKVPATFFVTGYYLKDQPELVRRMAREGHIVGNHSWHHPDLTTANDVRVKKELQMVKDEYEKITGIKEMRYVRPPRGIFSERTMAIAKDEGYQHIFWSLAFVDWKTDQQKGWKYAYDNIMKQIHPGAIILLHTVSKDNAEALGKVIDDLRKEGYEFKSLDELNEPTTIPDPLMLIQN
- a CDS encoding DUF4097 family beta strand repeat-containing protein is translated as MKYLGMGLFLLIALFTIYNLIINASWSFGNSKSDEVAVTDSINTITIEGSSSSIEVVTEDRSSVKAKLEGKGDVLVEKKGKTIAVEYKPPTFRFFSFGRQKITVYIPESFNKTMEFDIGSGNVNFEGSASNPIVLEELQLDIRSGNAKLEHIQAKMLESDVSSGNVTIRNVTVEDGSFDVRSGNTTIRNIVGSFDANVSSGNLQVSVDELTGDVKMQVSSGRATLQLPKDADFTLNGSISSGHINTGFPFDQIDEDRRSVEASHGNGTHSIELKVSSGSIKVH
- the rlmD gene encoding 23S rRNA (uracil(1939)-C(5))-methyltransferase RlmD; translated protein: MKQQKQQQKQVQSNVQLEVGQTFPITIKRLGINGEGVGYFKKSVVFVKGALPGEEVVAEATNIQRNFAEAKVKKIRKKSPHRIAPPCPVYELCGGCQLQHMDYRAQLDHKRDILIQALERHTKLNVNKLKIEKTIGMEDPWYYRNKSQFQVGKDKEKIIAGLYGESSHRLINISECLIQHRDTTEVTNTVKQILQDFNVSVYNERKRKGIVRTIMTRVGFQSGEIQVVLITSQADIPRKTLIVEEIKKRLPKVKSILQNINGQKTSLIFGEETIHLSGEEVIQETLGDISFELSARAFFQLNPVQTVKLYDEVKKAAALTGEEKIVDAYCGVGTIGLWLARDAKEVRGMDVIPESIEDAKKNAKRHGYTNMTYVAGKAEKWMPKWVKEGWKPDVVVVDPPRTGCDDKLLQTILQVKPKKVVYVSCNPSTLAKDIQFLSKDYKVENLQPVDMFPHTAHVESVAELILK
- a CDS encoding cysteine desulfurase family protein, with protein sequence MDKKIYLDYNASTPVAPEVINAMKPLLEDYYGNPSALHWSDKPVKELLNKAREQVANLISCSPKEIIFTSGGSESNNFALKGYYYKNKCRGNHIITSKIEHPAILNPCKFLEQLGAEVTYVGVDQYGKVSLEEIEKAIREDTILITIMHSNNEVGTLQPIKEIGEIADRYKIAFHTDASQSVGKVPIDIEELNVDLLTIAGHKIYAPKGIGALYIKNGIELEPLIHGAGHEFGLRAGTENTLLAIGLGKACELSKIQLITDDLKSLTSYFWNRLKEEFDEQIVLNGDPIERLPNTLNVSFINKVGQEILEKIPELAASTGSACHSGNIELSPVLKEMKVPEYIGMGAVRFSLGRKTTKTEIDLVITRLKKIL
- a CDS encoding ArsR/SmtB family transcription factor, coding for MNSREFKDFIYGEFARIGKTLSSPKRIELLDLLTQGPKSVELLALETKMSIANTSKHLQTLLDAKLVSFAKEKNYVIYQLACNKVLNLVLALRSTAEDRIAEINYVRNDFILKNNELDTIQIGELIKKVEEGSITLIDVRPSDEYLNDHLPSAISIPISEIEEQLDLLPKDKEVVAYCRGPYCVYATEAVEFLRSKGYNASLLESGINEWKQLQH
- a CDS encoding MBL fold metallo-hydrolase, whose product is MLFRQYLHMNPVAASYLFGCGSLSQGVVVDPLEEEVDFYIKEAKDLGLNIVYVIDTHLHADHVSGARKLADKTGAKYVLHSSADTTYDFTPVEDGEELMAGNTKLTFLHTPGHTPEHISIVVTDTRRGEEPWFVLTGHTLMVGDAGRTELASSIEEGANNLYNSLQKIMELEDHIEVYPGAFSGSVCGRGLSGKPSSTIGFERRFNLALQKGEKAEFVDFMTKEVPPQPENFTKMRKTNQGK